Proteins from one Aureimonas sp. SA4125 genomic window:
- a CDS encoding ATP-binding cassette domain-containing protein — translation MSGAAIVVDGLVVQFGAFRAIDQLSLVINYGEVQSVIGPNGAGKTTLLDVISGVTRAAAGTVTLDGGTELTTASEADIAGAGIRRKFQKPSVFEALTVRENVAIGRAAGFWLLDRRKASDAAAVAATLSAVGLLDRADDKAGGLSHGEKQWLEIAMVLASEPKVLLLDEPVAGLSDEERARTADLVRSLRSPRRAIVVVEHDMGFVEKIADRVTVMHEGRSLYEGPMEGARRDERVIDVYLGR, via the coding sequence ATGAGCGGCGCGGCCATCGTGGTCGACGGGCTGGTCGTGCAGTTCGGCGCCTTCCGCGCCATCGACCAGCTCTCCCTCGTGATCAACTATGGCGAGGTTCAGTCGGTGATCGGCCCGAACGGCGCCGGCAAGACGACGCTCCTCGACGTCATCTCCGGCGTGACGCGCGCCGCCGCCGGAACGGTGACGCTCGACGGCGGAACCGAACTGACGACGGCGTCCGAGGCGGACATCGCAGGCGCGGGGATTCGCCGGAAATTCCAGAAGCCGAGCGTCTTCGAGGCGCTGACGGTTCGCGAAAACGTCGCCATCGGCCGGGCCGCGGGCTTCTGGCTGCTGGACCGGCGAAAGGCGAGCGATGCCGCCGCCGTCGCCGCGACGCTGTCGGCCGTCGGCCTCCTGGACCGCGCCGACGACAAGGCCGGGGGGCTCTCCCACGGCGAAAAGCAATGGCTGGAGATCGCGATGGTGCTGGCGTCGGAGCCGAAAGTGCTCCTCCTCGACGAGCCGGTCGCCGGCCTCAGCGACGAGGAGCGCGCCCGCACGGCCGATCTCGTGCGCTCCCTGCGCTCGCCCCGCCGCGCCATCGTCGTCGTCGAGCACGACATGGGTTTCGTCGAAAAGATCGCCGACCGCGTCACCGTGATGCACGAGGGCCGCTCGCTTTACGAGGGGCCGATGGAAGGCGCCCGCCGCGACGAGCGCGTCATCGACGTCTATCTCGGGCGCTGA
- a CDS encoding ATP-binding cassette domain-containing protein, producing the protein MRLEIKGLDQHYGSAQALRGIELTVESGECVALLGRNGAGKTTILKCLMGLLQPSAGTILLDGTDITRWPNFKRSRAGIGYVPQGREIFRELTVRENVLAAARAHGHDQDGTIEEVLASFPILTEFWKRTGGQLSGGQQQQLAFARALVTRPRLLVLDEPTEGIQPSIVKVIGDVIARLRGDITVLLVEQYVDFALGLADAAVTIERGRASARVPKSDFAAKDLSRFVTV; encoded by the coding sequence ATGAGGCTGGAAATCAAGGGCCTCGACCAGCACTATGGCAGCGCCCAGGCGCTGCGCGGCATCGAGCTGACGGTGGAGAGCGGCGAATGCGTCGCGCTTCTCGGGCGCAACGGCGCGGGCAAGACGACGATCCTGAAATGCCTGATGGGGCTTCTTCAGCCGAGCGCCGGGACCATCCTTCTCGACGGCACCGACATCACGCGCTGGCCGAACTTCAAGCGCTCGCGCGCCGGCATCGGCTACGTCCCGCAGGGGCGCGAGATCTTTCGTGAGCTGACGGTGCGCGAGAACGTCCTCGCCGCCGCCCGCGCGCACGGCCATGACCAGGACGGCACGATCGAGGAAGTGCTGGCCTCCTTCCCGATCCTCACCGAGTTCTGGAAGCGCACCGGCGGCCAGCTCTCGGGCGGCCAGCAGCAGCAGCTCGCCTTCGCCCGGGCGCTCGTCACGCGGCCAAGACTTCTCGTCCTCGACGAGCCGACGGAAGGCATCCAGCCCTCGATCGTCAAGGTCATCGGCGACGTCATCGCCCGCCTCAGGGGCGACATCACCGTCCTTCTCGTCGAGCAATATGTCGACTTCGCCCTCGGCCTCGCCGATGCCGCCGTCACCATCGAGCGGGGGCGCGCCAGTGCCCGCGTCCCGAAATCGGACTTCGCGGCAAAGGACCTGTCGCGCTTCGTCACGGTCTGA
- a CDS encoding acetamidase/formamidase family protein, whose translation MPQSHEIPASHEFMVWGYVDATTKPVLEIASGDIVTLHSFPAGGADILPANREMVPPAYLEALEKMTQGPGPHFLTGPVYVKGAAPGDVLQIDILDVGVTMDWGFVAILPLLGTLPEAFTEYETVHPVIDHERQVCIMPWGTEIPLDPFFGIMSVAPPPAWGRCGSPVPRAFGGNMDNKELRPGTTLYLPVFNEGALFYAGDGHGVQGDGEVCITALETGVSGTFRLTVRKDLDFDRPFAESATHLISIGLNEDLDDAAKEAVAEMVKHVCARTKLTRNQAYMLISLAGNLRVTQLVDGNKGIHMMLDKRFL comes from the coding sequence ATGCCACAAAGCCACGAAATCCCCGCCAGCCACGAATTCATGGTCTGGGGCTATGTCGACGCGACGACCAAGCCCGTCCTCGAAATCGCCTCGGGCGACATCGTCACCCTCCATTCCTTCCCGGCGGGCGGCGCCGACATCCTGCCCGCCAACCGCGAGATGGTGCCGCCGGCCTATCTCGAAGCGCTGGAGAAGATGACGCAGGGGCCCGGTCCACATTTCCTGACCGGCCCGGTCTACGTAAAGGGCGCTGCCCCCGGTGATGTCCTCCAGATCGACATCCTCGACGTCGGCGTGACCATGGACTGGGGTTTCGTCGCCATCCTGCCGCTGCTCGGTACGCTGCCGGAGGCTTTCACCGAATACGAGACCGTCCACCCCGTCATCGATCATGAGCGCCAGGTCTGCATCATGCCCTGGGGGACGGAGATTCCGCTCGATCCCTTCTTCGGCATCATGTCCGTCGCCCCGCCCCCGGCCTGGGGCCGCTGCGGCTCGCCCGTGCCGCGCGCCTTCGGCGGCAACATGGACAACAAGGAGCTGCGGCCGGGGACGACGCTGTATCTCCCCGTCTTCAATGAGGGCGCGCTGTTCTATGCCGGCGACGGCCATGGCGTGCAGGGCGACGGCGAGGTCTGCATCACGGCGCTCGAGACCGGCGTCAGCGGCACGTTCCGGCTGACGGTGCGCAAGGATCTGGACTTCGACCGACCCTTCGCCGAAAGCGCGACGCATCTCATCTCGATCGGGCTGAACGAGGATCTCGACGATGCCGCCAAGGAGGCGGTGGCGGAGATGGTCAAGCATGTCTGCGCGCGAACGAAGCTGACGCGCAACCAGGCCTACATGCTGATCTCGCTCGCCGGAAACCTGCGCGTCACCCAGCTCGTCGACGGCAACAAGGGTATCCACATGATGCTCGACAAACGCTTTCTCTGA
- a CDS encoding transposase, giving the protein MRRSNHTDAEIVSLLKEAEAGVPIEEICATAYISTRTFYRWRKQLGGLQPDALRRLRTLEQENQHLRVLIGHLKAVNPGGVWSGWAGGSKATRSECGLGTPLKDAPLVSAGRHAGSGASSGRFASLRAGRC; this is encoded by the coding sequence ATGAGACGTTCCAACCATACCGATGCGGAAATCGTGTCGCTTCTGAAGGAGGCCGAAGCCGGGGTCCCGATCGAGGAGATCTGCGCCACCGCCTATATCTCGACGCGGACCTTCTACCGCTGGCGCAAGCAGCTCGGCGGTCTCCAGCCCGACGCGCTCCGCCGTCTGCGGACGCTTGAGCAGGAAAATCAGCATCTCCGCGTGTTGATCGGCCACCTCAAGGCGGTCAACCCCGGCGGCGTCTGGAGCGGCTGGGCCGGGGGCAGCAAGGCCACGCGCAGCGAATGCGGCCTCGGCACCCCGCTGAAAGACGCGCCCCTCGTCTCGGCCGGCCGGCATGCCGGCTCGGGCGCCTCGTCCGGCCGCTTCGCCAGCCTGCGCGCCGGCCGCTGCTGA
- a CDS encoding acetamidase/formamidase family protein, with amino-acid sequence MSTLVSKAGNIKYALSGNDPFIAAIDPGETVTVQCAININDGVIRFVGQQLTPEDVTLPFVNGATGPIEVRGARPGDMLTVEILGMELDTIGFTALWPGIGMFPDWVRQKEFGMQTRVVSVTDGVVHWNDRVKLPIRPMIGVIGVAPVHGSVLTVDNGTHGGNLDVQEVTTGNSVMLKVHHEGAHLFLGDCHAIQGDGEANGMGAIEIAAVLTVRVQLSPAPGRLTWPRIETPTHICTVGCARPLEDAMRIAFEEMVYWMEESYAIPAAEGYMLLGQIAEARCTQVVNPKYTYICKVSKEILAAF; translated from the coding sequence ATGTCCACGCTCGTTTCCAAGGCCGGCAACATCAAATACGCCCTCTCGGGCAACGACCCGTTCATCGCGGCCATCGATCCCGGCGAGACGGTGACGGTGCAGTGCGCGATCAATATCAATGACGGCGTCATCCGCTTCGTCGGCCAGCAGCTGACGCCGGAGGACGTGACCTTGCCCTTCGTCAACGGGGCCACGGGGCCGATCGAGGTGAGGGGCGCCAGGCCCGGCGACATGCTGACGGTCGAAATCCTCGGCATGGAACTCGACACGATCGGCTTCACCGCGCTCTGGCCGGGCATCGGCATGTTTCCCGACTGGGTGCGCCAGAAGGAATTCGGCATGCAGACCCGCGTCGTCTCCGTCACGGACGGCGTCGTGCACTGGAACGACAGGGTCAAGCTGCCGATCCGGCCGATGATCGGCGTCATCGGCGTCGCGCCGGTGCACGGATCGGTGCTGACCGTGGACAATGGCACGCATGGCGGCAATCTCGATGTGCAGGAGGTTACCACCGGCAATTCGGTGATGCTGAAAGTGCACCACGAGGGTGCCCATCTTTTCCTCGGCGACTGCCATGCGATCCAGGGCGATGGCGAGGCGAACGGCATGGGGGCGATCGAAATCGCTGCGGTCCTGACCGTCCGCGTCCAGCTGTCGCCCGCGCCCGGGCGCCTCACCTGGCCGCGGATCGAGACGCCGACGCACATCTGCACCGTCGGCTGCGCCCGGCCGCTGGAGGACGCGATGCGGATCGCGTTCGAGGAAATGGTCTACTGGATGGAGGAAAGCTACGCCATTCCCGCCGCAGAGGGTTACATGCTGCTCGGTCAGATCGCCGAGGCGCGCTGCACCCAGGTGGTCAATCCCAAATACACCTACATCTGCAAGGTCTCGAAGGAGATCCTGGCGGCGTTCTGA
- a CDS encoding ABC transporter permease: MSGLSDIPAAAAVASGETGTTLSGAGAAARRGEARARRRRESALVLACQIGILVVFVGAWEYVTSLSRQTAFLFGSPSAIFTFLVQMAGDGSLWRDTYVTGLETLLGFGLGNILGTLMGLSLWYSRFLSRVVQPFVVALGSIPIIALAPMVIIWFGTGLTSKVAMSTLSVVVVALVTSYKGAMSVDPDQVNLLRTLGARKSQIFTKLVVPSSLNDIFAGLKLTVGFALIGAIIGEFMSSSEGLGHAIFKAGSLYVIPKVFAALVATITLALVLTWLVGRLERLLKPWQKTR; the protein is encoded by the coding sequence ATGAGCGGCCTGTCGGACATTCCCGCCGCTGCGGCGGTCGCTTCCGGCGAGACGGGAACCACGCTATCCGGCGCTGGCGCTGCCGCGCGGCGGGGAGAGGCCCGCGCCCGGCGGCGGCGGGAAAGCGCGCTCGTTCTCGCCTGCCAGATCGGCATCCTCGTCGTCTTCGTCGGCGCCTGGGAATATGTCACGTCGCTGAGCCGCCAGACGGCGTTCCTGTTCGGCTCGCCCAGCGCGATCTTCACCTTCCTCGTGCAGATGGCCGGTGACGGCAGTCTCTGGCGCGACACCTACGTCACCGGCCTCGAGACTCTTCTCGGCTTCGGACTCGGCAATATCCTGGGAACGCTGATGGGCCTATCGCTCTGGTATTCGCGTTTTCTGTCGCGGGTCGTCCAACCTTTTGTCGTCGCTCTCGGCTCCATCCCGATCATCGCGCTGGCGCCCATGGTGATCATCTGGTTCGGGACCGGGCTCACCTCCAAGGTGGCCATGTCGACGCTGTCGGTCGTCGTGGTGGCGCTCGTCACCTCCTACAAGGGCGCGATGAGCGTCGATCCGGACCAGGTGAACCTCCTGCGCACTCTGGGGGCCCGAAAGTCGCAGATCTTCACCAAACTCGTCGTTCCCTCTTCGCTGAACGACATCTTTGCCGGGCTGAAGCTCACCGTCGGTTTCGCGCTCATCGGGGCGATCATCGGCGAATTCATGTCGTCCTCGGAGGGGCTCGGCCACGCGATCTTCAAGGCCGGGTCGCTTTACGTGATTCCGAAGGTCTTTGCCGCCCTCGTCGCCACGATCACCCTCGCTCTGGTTCTGACATGGCTCGTTGGCCGGTTGGAACGTCTTCTGAAACCTTGGCAGAAAACCCGCTGA
- a CDS encoding ABC transporter ATP-binding protein, producing the protein MRAAALVGDVPVVASSAPPLVARGLAKSYDDGESEIPVIADLTFTLKAGEIVSIVGPSGCGKTTLLNVLCGLTPPSAGSVAWYGETLTGMPARAGYMLQKDLLLPWRTALANVTLGLEIRGKVGMAERDKARVLLDQLGLHGFADSYPGTFSGGMRQRVALARTFVNDPDVLLLDEPFAALDFQTKLLIEGDTVRLVRNQERAMLCITHDIEEAVSISDRVIVLSQRPTRVKTVYDIILDGDRTDMMAARQAKGFTDYVRAIWGDLDVVAR; encoded by the coding sequence ATGCGGGCGGCGGCGCTGGTCGGCGACGTGCCTGTCGTTGCCTCGTCGGCGCCGCCGCTGGTGGCCCGGGGTCTTGCCAAGTCCTACGACGACGGCGAGAGCGAGATCCCGGTCATCGCCGACCTGACCTTCACGCTGAAGGCCGGCGAGATCGTCAGCATCGTCGGACCGTCCGGCTGCGGAAAGACGACCCTCCTCAACGTCCTCTGCGGACTGACCCCGCCGTCGGCCGGCAGCGTGGCCTGGTACGGCGAGACGCTGACCGGCATGCCGGCCCGCGCCGGCTACATGCTGCAGAAGGACCTGCTCCTGCCCTGGCGGACGGCGCTGGCCAACGTCACGCTCGGGCTGGAAATTCGCGGCAAGGTGGGCATGGCCGAGCGCGACAAGGCCCGCGTGCTTCTCGATCAGCTTGGCCTGCACGGCTTTGCCGACAGCTATCCCGGCACGTTCTCCGGCGGCATGCGCCAGCGCGTGGCTCTTGCCCGCACCTTCGTCAACGATCCCGACGTTCTCCTCCTCGACGAACCCTTCGCGGCTCTCGATTTCCAGACCAAACTCCTGATCGAGGGCGACACCGTGCGTCTCGTGCGCAACCAGGAGCGCGCCATGCTGTGCATTACCCACGACATCGAGGAAGCCGTCTCGATCTCCGACCGGGTCATCGTCCTCTCCCAGCGCCCGACGCGGGTGAAGACGGTCTACGACATCATCCTCGATGGCGACCGGACCGACATGATGGCGGCCCGGCAGGCCAAGGGTTTTACCGACTATGTCCGCGCCATCTGGGGCGATCTCGACGTGGTGGCGCGATGA
- a CDS encoding ABC transporter substrate-binding protein has translation MTLMETFKGRAARALCAAGLALVVTAPVPSSAQELKEVNFSEAVHNLGYINLYVGIHSGIFEKHGLKMNVSAAGGDTQTFAAVLGGSADFAIGDATMAQMSREAGGPGVVVGTVVQRAHYFGVSKNLEPITDPKAFKGLTIVTSPEPNTNYSVAKRMLENAGLVVGTDTTILQVSPGTEIAAMLAGQADMAIAYQPSVASAVDQGAKVVFDFSSYVGPFCNTGIMVLPETIEKDPEMVQALVTAFEEASRKTYADPAFAKEVARKEFPDLPPAVVDAAIDAQLEYKIPAETVVVQEDQWKNLMDMQVYLKNIKGTVPFAEIIDNSFAEKAVAAVKG, from the coding sequence ATGACGCTGATGGAGACTTTCAAGGGACGCGCGGCGCGCGCCCTCTGTGCAGCCGGTCTTGCGCTGGTCGTCACCGCGCCGGTTCCCAGTTCGGCGCAGGAACTGAAGGAGGTCAACTTCAGTGAGGCGGTGCACAATCTCGGTTACATCAACCTCTATGTCGGGATTCATTCCGGGATCTTCGAGAAGCACGGGCTGAAGATGAACGTCTCGGCCGCCGGCGGCGACACGCAGACCTTCGCGGCGGTCCTCGGCGGCTCGGCCGACTTCGCGATCGGCGACGCGACGATGGCGCAGATGTCGCGCGAGGCGGGCGGACCGGGTGTCGTTGTCGGCACCGTCGTTCAGCGGGCGCACTATTTCGGCGTGTCGAAGAATCTCGAGCCGATCACCGATCCCAAGGCCTTCAAGGGCCTGACCATCGTCACCTCGCCCGAGCCGAACACGAACTATTCCGTCGCCAAGCGCATGCTGGAGAATGCCGGCCTCGTCGTCGGCACCGATACGACGATCCTCCAGGTCTCGCCGGGCACGGAGATCGCCGCGATGCTGGCCGGGCAGGCGGACATGGCCATCGCCTATCAGCCGAGCGTCGCGTCCGCCGTTGATCAGGGCGCCAAGGTCGTCTTCGACTTCTCGAGCTATGTCGGGCCGTTCTGCAATACCGGCATCATGGTGCTGCCGGAGACGATCGAGAAGGACCCGGAGATGGTCCAGGCGCTGGTCACGGCCTTCGAGGAAGCCTCGCGCAAGACCTATGCCGACCCTGCCTTCGCCAAGGAGGTCGCGCGCAAGGAGTTTCCCGACCTGCCGCCTGCCGTGGTCGATGCCGCGATCGACGCCCAGCTTGAATACAAGATCCCGGCCGAGACCGTCGTCGTCCAGGAAGACCAGTGGAAGAACCTGATGGACATGCAGGTCTACCTCAAGAACATCAAGGGGACGGTGCCCTTTGCCGAGATCATCGACAACAGCTTCGCCGAAAAGGCCGTCGCTGCGGTGAAGGGCTGA
- a CDS encoding antibiotic biosynthesis monooxygenase has protein sequence MLTISAIIRVKPGEEEVMRGGLLTVAAHVAANEPETTGFFVSQDLGDPCLFTTYERFADQAAMDRHNGSDTVAAFFALAKPILDGDVVLVTAKEISAKA, from the coding sequence ATGCTGACGATCTCCGCCATCATCCGCGTCAAGCCGGGGGAGGAGGAGGTCATGCGCGGCGGCCTCCTCACCGTGGCCGCCCACGTCGCCGCCAACGAGCCGGAGACGACCGGCTTCTTCGTCAGCCAGGACCTCGGCGATCCCTGCCTCTTCACCACCTATGAGCGCTTCGCCGACCAGGCGGCGATGGACCGGCACAACGGCTCCGACACCGTCGCCGCCTTCTTCGCCCTTGCAAAACCCATTCTCGACGGCGACGTCGTCCTCGTCACGGCGAAGGAAATCTCGGCCAAGGCGTGA
- a CDS encoding amidase, protein MAITRPSTEQVLEIAADLGLTFSTEEAESYLALMQANFDAYDVVDAMPDNVAKVAYPRTPGYRPVGEENKYNAWYYKSEVKGAAKGKLTGKTVALKDNISLAGVPMMNGASTLEGFVPTVDATIVTRMLDAGATILGKAVCEQFCLSGGSHTSDPGPVHNPHRMGYSAGGSSSGSGALVAAGEVDMAIGGDQGGSIRIPASFCGIYGMKATHGLVPYTGVMPIESTIDHTGPMTASVADNALLLEVLAGADGLDPRQYAPKVSAYTEALGKGPKGLKIAVVTEGFTIANMDPAVADKVRAGAERFRAMGATVEEISIPEHPLTAAVWQPIGLEGLVQQMMHGNGMGFNWKGQYDVGLIDAHSAWRDRADDLSKTLKLSMLVGQWGLTHYRGRYYAKAQNLARAMKAAYDAVFAGYDLLLMPTLPIVASKLPEKDAPLEEVVMRAFEMIGATCQFDVTGHPSMSIPCGLSDGLPVGLMLTAKDYDESTIYQAAAAFEADGDWKNF, encoded by the coding sequence ATGGCCATCACCCGTCCCTCGACCGAACAGGTCCTGGAAATCGCCGCCGATCTCGGCCTGACCTTCAGCACCGAGGAGGCCGAGAGCTACCTTGCGCTGATGCAGGCGAACTTCGATGCCTATGACGTCGTCGACGCCATGCCGGACAACGTCGCCAAGGTCGCCTATCCCCGCACGCCCGGCTATCGCCCTGTCGGCGAGGAGAACAAGTACAATGCCTGGTACTACAAGAGCGAGGTGAAGGGCGCTGCCAAGGGCAAGCTCACCGGCAAGACCGTGGCGCTGAAGGACAACATCTCCCTTGCCGGCGTGCCGATGATGAACGGCGCCTCGACGCTGGAGGGCTTCGTGCCGACCGTGGACGCGACCATCGTGACGCGTATGCTGGACGCCGGCGCAACGATCCTCGGCAAGGCCGTCTGCGAGCAGTTCTGTCTTTCGGGCGGCAGCCACACCTCCGATCCGGGACCGGTTCACAACCCGCATCGCATGGGATACTCCGCCGGCGGCTCGTCCTCGGGCAGCGGCGCGCTCGTTGCGGCGGGCGAGGTCGACATGGCGATCGGCGGCGACCAGGGTGGCTCGATCCGTATCCCTGCCTCGTTCTGCGGCATCTACGGGATGAAGGCCACGCATGGCCTCGTGCCCTATACCGGCGTGATGCCGATCGAATCCACCATCGATCATACCGGCCCGATGACCGCCAGTGTCGCCGACAATGCGCTGCTGCTCGAGGTGCTGGCCGGCGCCGACGGGCTCGACCCACGCCAGTACGCGCCGAAGGTCTCGGCCTATACCGAGGCGCTGGGGAAGGGTCCCAAGGGCCTGAAGATCGCGGTTGTGACGGAGGGCTTCACCATCGCCAACATGGACCCTGCGGTCGCCGACAAGGTACGCGCGGGCGCCGAAAGATTTCGAGCGATGGGCGCGACGGTCGAGGAGATCTCGATCCCCGAGCACCCGCTGACGGCTGCCGTCTGGCAGCCGATCGGCCTCGAAGGCCTGGTGCAGCAGATGATGCACGGCAACGGCATGGGCTTCAACTGGAAGGGCCAGTACGATGTCGGCCTGATCGACGCGCATTCGGCCTGGCGCGACCGCGCCGACGACCTGTCGAAGACGCTGAAGCTGTCGATGCTGGTCGGGCAGTGGGGGCTCACGCATTATCGGGGCCGCTACTACGCCAAGGCGCAGAATCTGGCCCGGGCAATGAAGGCGGCCTATGACGCGGTCTTCGCCGGATACGACCTGCTGCTGATGCCGACCCTGCCGATCGTCGCCTCGAAGCTTCCGGAAAAGGACGCCCCGCTGGAGGAGGTCGTCATGCGCGCGTTCGAGATGATCGGCGCCACCTGCCAGTTCGACGTCACCGGCCATCCCTCGATGTCGATCCCTTGCGGCCTCTCGGACGGTCTGCCGGTCGGCCTGATGCTGACGGCGAAGGATTACGACGAGAGCACGATCTACCAGGCCGCCGCTGCCTTCGAGGCCGATGGCGACTGGAAGAACTTCTGA
- a CDS encoding amidase: MHFKSITALSEELRRGAVSPVDVTDHMLARIEAVDGASKSYVTVTAERARDKAKVAEAEIARGLWRGPLHGVPIALKDIIFTDFARTTGGTRINQDFQPTYSATVTERLENAGAIVLGKLKTTEQAFADHHPDVEAPINPWGADRFPGASSSGSGVSIAKGLAYGTLGSDTGGSIRLPSAANGLTGLKPTWGRVSRYGVFALGDTLDHIGPMTRSAADAAIMLSAIAGQDPHDPTALRAAVPDYLSFCEKGISGLRIGIPHAFATDGIAGEVVAAFEATAKALADLGAVLVPIEFPEWRLAVENWNLLCAAEAAWAHRETHPSRKADYGTVLSDFIELGQSKTAVDMAGANISRVEFSAKVGLLFSSVDLVLMPTIPTLLPTMTEWRAMAAEDFSPYLRFTIPADLTGGPTITFPAGFDSNGLPIAMQLCGPHLSEAMLCQAASAFQRVSEWHLRHPAD, encoded by the coding sequence ATGCACTTCAAATCGATCACGGCCCTCTCGGAAGAGCTTCGCCGCGGCGCGGTGTCGCCCGTCGACGTCACCGACCATATGCTGGCGCGAATCGAGGCGGTGGATGGGGCGAGCAAGAGCTACGTCACCGTGACCGCCGAGCGGGCGCGCGACAAGGCGAAGGTCGCGGAAGCCGAGATCGCCAGGGGACTCTGGCGCGGCCCCCTGCACGGCGTCCCGATCGCGCTGAAGGACATCATCTTCACCGACTTCGCCAGGACGACGGGCGGAACGCGCATCAACCAGGATTTCCAGCCGACCTACAGCGCGACCGTCACCGAGCGTCTGGAGAATGCCGGCGCGATCGTGCTCGGCAAGCTGAAGACGACCGAGCAGGCCTTTGCCGACCATCATCCCGACGTCGAGGCGCCGATCAATCCCTGGGGCGCCGATCGCTTTCCCGGTGCGTCGTCATCGGGATCGGGCGTGTCGATTGCGAAGGGCCTCGCCTACGGGACCCTCGGCTCGGATACCGGCGGCTCGATCCGCCTGCCGTCGGCAGCGAACGGCCTGACCGGCCTGAAGCCGACCTGGGGTCGCGTCAGCCGCTACGGCGTCTTCGCGCTCGGCGACACGCTCGACCACATCGGCCCGATGACGCGTTCCGCCGCGGATGCGGCGATCATGCTGTCGGCCATCGCCGGGCAGGACCCCCATGATCCGACGGCGCTGCGCGCTGCCGTCCCCGACTATCTTTCCTTTTGCGAAAAGGGGATCAGCGGCCTTCGGATCGGCATCCCGCATGCCTTTGCGACCGACGGAATTGCCGGCGAAGTCGTCGCGGCCTTCGAAGCCACGGCCAAAGCGCTGGCCGATCTCGGCGCCGTCCTCGTCCCGATCGAGTTCCCCGAATGGCGCCTCGCGGTCGAGAACTGGAACCTCCTCTGCGCCGCCGAGGCCGCCTGGGCACATCGCGAAACCCATCCGTCGCGCAAGGCCGATTACGGCACTGTCCTGTCCGACTTCATCGAGCTCGGCCAGTCGAAGACCGCCGTCGACATGGCGGGCGCCAACATCTCGCGTGTCGAATTCTCCGCCAAGGTCGGCCTGCTCTTTTCCAGCGTCGATCTGGTCCTGATGCCGACCATCCCGACGCTCCTACCGACGATGACCGAGTGGCGCGCGATGGCGGCCGAGGATTTCAGCCCGTACCTGCGCTTCACCATTCCGGCGGACCTCACCGGCGGCCCGACGATCACCTTCCCGGCGGGCTTCGACAGCAATGGCCTGCCGATCGCGATGCAGCTCTGTGGCCCGCATCTGTCGGAGGCCATGCTGTGCCAGGCAGCCTCCGCCTTCCAGCGGGTGAGCGAATGGCACCTCCGCCACCCGGCCGACTGA